A stretch of the Phaeodactylum tricornutum CCAP 1055/1 chromosome 15, whole genome shotgun sequence genome encodes the following:
- a CDS encoding predicted protein produces MSLEQVEVELDGRVVTLHDEEFEVHQDQGTGEDYGNEADDPGLDDDTEDAFDDDDNLDSLLSGIDIDRDFNLWNSFRSSDTVRRVSSGGEDSPEKRNNNHSDKTEHSTNTTAQQQNWNAVETQDMQFWASRIEREEVYSRRYRPTALENQELLELEAFLGNKGSSKRILRGRLFRTTSSTEEPNSQGNRKAWNALIHPEAPEPISVILKRGPVLVVPPLQSSSSTTMATTLPQEAELILLTHGFIVAVAVTNTSRRLRRDRKKNLQQVVERRFDRAVLWSQVEYVAHGPDTTVELCLQRSEGLIESAEGETLRFMCAHEVSHQAWLDAIEKIMIEYNIHHHTPRSQQHELGWQYCIVHKPGFTLAVTNRNPYDSFAPSNDAKSLDTLDVYNGMAPIHYATRTGNLTALEVLLQNGADPNLPDREERTPMYYAKRDQAPPEIVRALELHGAEPCSKVSLEQEGALFGQVAAAEAKATERRRQEQLALEQKQKAEQAQAEMNENMRLLQQREIQIDEMDDKAHQLSEGGKNFANMAAQLKQKTKAQRSWLPFS; encoded by the coding sequence ATGTCTCTGGAACAGGTGGAAGTGGAACTGGACGGACGCGTCGTGACCCTacacgacgaagaatttgagGTACACCAGGACCAAGGTACCGGTGAAGACTACGGCAACGAAGCCGATGATCCAGGactcgacgacgatacggaGGACGctttcgacgacgacgacaatttgGATTCTCTCTTGAGCGGCATAGACATTGATCGTGATTTCAATTTGTGGAATTCCTTTCGTTCCAGCGATACAGTCCGTCGAGTTTCGTCGGGTGGGGAAGATTCGCCAGAAAAGAGAAACAACAATCATTCCGACAAAACCGAGCATTCTACGAATACTACCGcgcagcaacaaaattggAATGCTGTGGAAACCCAGGACATGCAGTTCTGGGCCTCGCGCATAGAGCGGGAAGAAGTCTACAGTCGTCGATATCGACCAACGGCTCTTGAGAATCAGGAACTACTCGAGTTGGAAGCATTCCTAGGCAACAAAGGTTCCAGCAAACGAATTTTACGAGGTCGCCTGTTTCGTACTACTTCATCAACAGAAGAACCTAACTCTCAGGGCAATCGTAAAGCTTGGAATGCTTTGATCCATCCGGAAGCTCCCGAACCCATCAGTGTCATTCTTAAACGTGGACCAGTCCTCGTGGTTCCACCTTTGCAatcatcatcatcaacaaCGATGGCAACCACGCTACCCCAAGAAGCCGAACTTATCCTGTTGACGCACGGTTTCATTGTGGCTGTTGCGGTGACCAACACAAGCCGTAGATTAAGGCGAGATCGTAAAAAGAACTTGCAACAAGTTGTGGAGCGGCGATTTGATCGAGCGGTGCTCTGGTCGCAAGTTGAATACGTCGCCCACGGACCCGACACAACTGTGGAACTATGCCTGCAGCGGTCCGAGGGCTTGATTGAAAGTGCGGAAGGTGAAACGCTCAGATTCATGTGTGCTCATGAAGTTTCTCACCAGGCGTGGTTGGATGCAATAGAAAAGATCATGATCGAGTACAACATACATCATCATACACCTCGCAGTCAGCAGCACGAATTGGGTTGGCAGTATTGCATAGTGCACAAACCTGGCTTTACGTTGGCCGTCACCAACCGAAATCCTTACGATTCTTTTGCTCCCTCGAACGATGCCAAATCTTTGGATACTCTAGACGTCTACAACGGTATGGCACCTATTCACTACGCGACTAGGACCGGGAATCTCACTGCACTCGAAGTCCTGCTTCAGAACGGGGCTGACCCTAACCTTCCTGACCGCGAAGAACGAACGCCAATGTACTATGCCAAAAGAGATCAGGCCCCACCAGAAATTGTTCGTGCACTGGAGTTGCACGGCGCAGAGCCTTGTTCGAAAGTGTCACTCGAACAGGAAGGCGCCTTGTTTGGGCAGGTGGCGGCCgccgaagccaaggcaaCGGAGCGTCGTCGTCAAGAGCAACTTGCATTGGAACAAAAACAGAAGGCTGAACAGGCGCAGGCCGAAATGAACGAGAATATGCGCCTCTTGCAGCAGAGAGAGATACAGATCGATGAAATGGATGACAAAGCGCACCAACTGAGTGAAGGGGGCAAAAACTTTGCTAATATGGCGGCACAGCTGAAGCAAAAGACTAAAGCACAAAGGTCATGGCTTCCCTTCAGCTAG
- a CDS encoding predicted protein: MFFYSWFGSTAARAHRHFPALPEPLDDAVAIHDEHQSSSGSCKDDPPDIPVRKNDETCVRTAVHSITIPKWDAPLQSAAHEPSLHNLDNPDQSAHQTDNSVTSWCRQHVPSGASWNGRASCRHQQYITNRQQLLTEDEETDSLFPLHTIPFVSIELRLEPTDHSDDDDDDDDLFGCPPHGPRTRQAYTSWDAPDIAADVVSATPSDPPQRTGQIRIGGTKSIEFPDALPSRLDETVHLYNASQGCHADSPPAQFVSTIPAHFAVPVEITVVPNHDPGNCRKDQASYNVCWSSLIEDNESDNRLADCSLMNDPTEPLRYPWTNLPTQRFSDRSTRNKESLVPPLPDPLDRCAAEFYSLLLRHLETKRVADQAATQDLLAFLRKYPLVGQVHFRLPDFASAYCLPLAYFAAISSLEGCQLAYRLYPEAIGMEDDFGLPLHYACYLQADVQVVSFLLARYGEAAKRTNQEHQTPLHLACQVATPGPTTSSSSSTSLDRLVREPNLQVLKVLLEHYPTASQLADREGNLPLHWALQTSGISLSRCQALAAPKPHHQTLRRSNRILEKPLHVACRFGVSMEVLSWLLEEHLGAAKTTNERFETPLHAAVLGESESSRNMRWMQALVRAFPDARSWTDERDERPVDSAIRMGAPEGIVSLLSVE; encoded by the coding sequence ATGTTCTTTTATTCCTGGTTTGGATCAACGGCGGCTCGAGCGCACCGTCACTTTCCCGCACTACCGGAACCACTAGACGACGCCGTAGCCATACACGACGAGCACCAATCCTCTTCCGGTTCCTGCAAGGACGACCCGCCAGATATTCCGGTACGGAAGAATGACGAAACGTGTGTACGTACCGCCGTCCATTCGATCACGATTCCGAAATGGGACGCTCCGCTCCAATCGGCAGCCCACGAACCGTCACTGCACAATCTCGACAATCCGGACCAAAGTGCGCACCAAACAGACAATAGCGTCACCTCTTGGTGCCGTCAGCACGTACCTTCCGGTGCTTCTTGGAACGGTAGGGCTAGTTGCCGTCACCAGCAGTACATCACCAATCGACAGCAACTCCTaacggaagacgaagaaacggatTCGTTGTTTCCTTTACACACGATTCCGTTCGTCTCTATTGAACTGCGCTTGGAACCCACCGATcacagtgacgacgatgacgacgacgatgacctcTTTGGATGTCCTCCCCACGGACCCCGGACTCGTCAAGCCTACACGTCATGGGACGCGCCAGATATTGCTGCAGACGTCGTCTCGGCGACACCATCCGATCCACCCCAACGCACGGGTCAAATTCGAATAGGCGGAACAAAGTCGATAGAATTTCCGGACGCTCTGCCAAGTCGTCTTGACGAGACTGTCCATTTATACAACGCGAGTCAAGGGTGCCATGCCGACTCACCGCCCGCGCAATTCGTCTCGACCATCCCGGCGCATTTTGCAGTCCCCGTCGAAATTACTGTCGTTCCGAACCACGATCCAGGAAATTGCAGAAAGGATCAGGCCAGCTACAATGTCTGCTGGAGCTCCCTTATCGAGGACAACGAATCGGATAACCGGTTGGCGGATTGCTCTCTGATGAACGATCCAACGGAGCCCTTGCGGTATCCATGGACGAACCTCCCGACACAAAGATTCAGCGACCGCAGCACTCGCAACAAAGAGAGTCTTGTCCCGCCACTGCCCGATCCTCTCGATCGATGCGCCGCCGAATTCTACAGCTTGTTGCTGCGGCACCTCGAAACCAAACGTGTGGCCGATCAAGCCGCCACTCAGGACTTGCTTGCCTTTTTACGGAAATATCCCTTGGTTGGCCAAGTACACTTCCGCTTACCCGACTTTGCCAGTGCATATTGCTTGCCACTGGCTTACTTTGCGGCGATATCCTCGTTGGAGGGCTGTCAGCTCGCGTACCGTCTCTATCCCGAAGCGATCGGGATGGAAGATGACTTTGGTCTCCCTTTGCATTATGCCTGTTACTTGCAAGCCGATGTACAGGTAGTATCGTTTCTACTGGCCCGCTATGGGGAAGCGGCTAAACGAACCAATCAGGAACATCAAACGCCGCTACACTTGGCTTGTCAGGTTGCCACTCCTGGACCGACGACGAGCTCATCCTCGAGTACTAGTTTGGATCGACTGGTCCGGGAACCCAATCTGCAGGTTCTGAAAGTTCTCCTCGAGCACTACCCTACCGCTTCTCAATTGGCCGATCGGGAGGGGAATTTACCGTTGCACTGGGCCTTGCAAACCTCGGGCATTTCGTTGTCACGTTGCCAGGCCTTGGCCGCTCCGAAACCGCACCATCAAACGCTTCGCCGGAGCAACCGGATACTGGAGAAACCTTTGCATGTGGCTTGCCGGTTTGGTGTGTCGATGGAAGTCTTGTCTTGGCTGCTCGAGGAGCATTTGGGCGCGGCCAAGACTACCAACGAAAGGTTTGAAACACCACTGCACGCGGCTGTATTGGGGGAATCCGAGTCGAGTCGGAACATGCGGTGGATGCAAGCGCTGGTCCGAGCCTTTCCTGACGCCCGATCTTGGACCGACGAGCGGGATGAACGGCCCGTGGACAGTGCCATACGAATGGGCGCACCGGAAGGTATTGTGTCTTTGCTAAGCGTGGAATAA